Proteins from a genomic interval of Cyanobacterium sp. T60_A2020_053:
- a CDS encoding DUF3782 domain-containing protein, with protein sequence MTTTADDVWRLLAELTEAQKETEQRFQETDRRFQETKDILKEQSLETDRRFQETDRQITRLSKEIGNLGGKWGRFVENMVAPSCETLFLSRGIPVHQVSQRVKKRLDGDILEIDVLVTNENHVLVVEVKSSLGVNDVKDLIKDLQRFKRFFPEYSQKNLYGAVAGIEMEEGADKYAYRQGIFVLGQSGESVAIFNGDEFQPKAW encoded by the coding sequence ATGACAACTACCGCCGATGATGTTTGGAGACTATTAGCAGAATTAACAGAAGCTCAAAAAGAAACAGAGCAACGTTTTCAAGAAACAGATCGCCGTTTTCAAGAAACAAAGGATATTCTTAAAGAGCAATCTTTAGAAACAGATCGCCGTTTTCAAGAAACAGACCGTCAAATAACCCGATTAAGTAAAGAAATTGGTAATCTGGGGGGTAAATGGGGGCGCTTTGTGGAAAATATGGTAGCGCCCTCCTGCGAAACTTTATTCCTTAGTCGTGGTATTCCTGTGCATCAAGTTAGTCAACGGGTAAAAAAACGTCTTGATGGTGACATTCTCGAAATTGATGTGTTAGTGACTAACGAAAATCATGTTTTAGTGGTGGAAGTCAAAAGTAGTTTAGGTGTTAATGATGTGAAAGATTTAATCAAAGATTTACAGAGATTTAAACGGTTTTTTCCAGAATATAGTCAGAAAAATTTATATGGTGCAGTAGCAGGAATAGAAATGGAGGAGGGCGCTGATAAATATGCTTATCGTCAAGGTATATTTGTCTTAGGTCAAAGTGGCGAAAGTGTTGCTATTTTTAATGGTGATGAATTTCAACCCAAAGCATGGTAA
- a CDS encoding bile acid beta-glucosidase codes for MLKIELPQIPSQAWQCEIGKTWDNPYTVRYSSNLDDGPNHGMPLGGMGAGCIGRSPSGDFNLWHIDGGNHTFQSLPACQFAVFEQPEGGEAQVYALNTNAPEDGSLSRWSWYPQGKGSYHALYPRSWFQYEGIFQSQLICEQFSPVWAGSYQESSYPVAVFEWSIHNPTDKPITMSILLSWQNSVGWFTNAIKSLDVKVRDDGSPVYEYQPRWGDSTGNLNQLIQDSFRVGCLFDRIRMGDEPKEGEGQWAFATTTNPTLEVFYHTRWNPKGDGSEIWDRFAYNGSLPDYQDETPAEPTEQIAGAIAIRFTIRPGKTKKIPFILSWDFPVTEFAQGINYFRRYTDFFGRNGRNVWAMIRTGLKHHDMWQNKIKLWQEPILNSSRYPEWLKMALFNELYLLTQGGTLWTAATETDPVGQFGILECIDYRWYESLDVRLYGSFALLQLFPRLEKAVMEAFSRAIPTADDTPRVIGYNGASAIRKAKGATPHDLGAPNEHPWVKSNYTSYQDCNLWKDLGSDFVLLVYRNYLLTGKNDQDFLWECWDSVVETLHYLKGFDLDNDGIPENGGAPDQTFDDWRLQGISAYCGGLWITALESALRIGNILLANPPVNPNLERENAQEEITASLVLFEDWLQRGRALYHDTLWNGQYYRLDTGSGSDVVMADQLSGQYYAQLLGLPDVVESQYVKTTLQTIYQSCYLNFHGGKFGIANGVKPDGSAEKENDTHPLEVWTGINFGIVAFMILNGMKEEGLQVAETVVNQIYDNGLQFRTPEAITAVNTFRASHYLRALGIWAIYHALNK; via the coding sequence ATGTTAAAAATCGAACTACCCCAAATTCCGTCTCAGGCTTGGCAGTGTGAAATAGGTAAAACTTGGGATAATCCCTACACTGTACGTTATTCCAGTAACCTTGATGATGGTCCTAATCACGGAATGCCGTTAGGGGGGATGGGCGCTGGATGTATTGGTAGAAGTCCATCGGGCGATTTTAACCTATGGCACATTGATGGCGGAAATCATACCTTTCAAAGTCTCCCAGCTTGTCAGTTTGCGGTGTTTGAGCAACCAGAAGGGGGAGAAGCCCAAGTTTATGCCCTGAATACTAATGCCCCTGAAGATGGCAGTTTATCCCGTTGGTCATGGTATCCTCAAGGTAAGGGAAGTTATCATGCTTTATACCCTCGCAGTTGGTTTCAATATGAGGGAATATTTCAATCTCAGTTGATATGTGAGCAATTTTCCCCTGTTTGGGCTGGAAGTTACCAAGAATCAAGTTATCCCGTAGCAGTATTTGAGTGGAGTATCCACAACCCCACCGATAAACCCATCACCATGAGTATTTTATTATCGTGGCAAAATAGCGTCGGTTGGTTTACTAATGCCATAAAATCCCTTGACGTGAAAGTTAGAGATGACGGTAGCCCCGTGTATGAATATCAACCGCGCTGGGGAGATAGTACAGGTAATCTTAACCAATTAATCCAAGATTCCTTCCGTGTAGGTTGCTTATTTGACCGCATTCGCATGGGTGATGAACCAAAGGAAGGGGAAGGACAATGGGCATTTGCCACCACTACAAATCCTACGTTAGAAGTATTTTATCATACCCGTTGGAACCCCAAGGGGGATGGAAGCGAAATTTGGGATCGCTTTGCTTATAATGGCTCATTACCAGATTACCAAGACGAGACACCGGCTGAACCTACGGAACAAATTGCCGGGGCAATAGCGATCAGATTTACTATTAGACCGGGTAAAACTAAAAAAATTCCTTTCATTTTAAGTTGGGATTTTCCCGTGACAGAATTTGCTCAAGGAATTAACTATTTTCGCCGTTATACGGACTTTTTCGGGCGCAACGGGCGTAATGTGTGGGCAATGATTCGCACGGGTTTAAAACACCATGATATGTGGCAAAATAAGATCAAATTGTGGCAAGAACCGATTTTAAATAGTTCTCGTTACCCTGAATGGCTGAAAATGGCTTTATTTAATGAATTATACCTATTAACTCAGGGGGGAACTTTATGGACGGCTGCCACGGAAACTGATCCCGTTGGTCAGTTTGGTATCCTTGAGTGTATTGATTATCGTTGGTATGAAAGTTTAGATGTACGTCTTTATGGTTCATTTGCACTATTGCAACTGTTTCCCCGTTTAGAAAAAGCCGTGATGGAAGCCTTTTCTCGTGCTATTCCCACGGCAGATGATACTCCGCGCGTAATTGGTTATAACGGGGCAAGTGCCATCAGAAAGGCGAAGGGCGCTACTCCCCACGATTTGGGCGCACCTAATGAGCATCCTTGGGTTAAAAGTAATTATACCAGTTATCAGGATTGTAATTTGTGGAAGGATTTAGGCTCAGATTTTGTCCTTTTGGTATATCGAAACTATCTCTTGACGGGTAAAAATGATCAAGATTTCCTCTGGGAATGTTGGGATAGTGTGGTGGAAACTTTGCACTATTTAAAAGGTTTTGATTTGGATAATGACGGTATTCCTGAAAATGGGGGCGCGCCTGATCAAACTTTTGATGATTGGCGTTTACAAGGCATCAGCGCCTATTGTGGTGGTTTATGGATTACGGCGTTAGAAAGCGCCCTCCGCATCGGTAATATATTGTTGGCTAATCCCCCTGTTAATCCTAATTTAGAGCGTGAAAATGCGCAGGAAGAAATAACAGCGTCTTTGGTTTTATTCGAGGATTGGTTGCAACGGGGGAGGGCGCTGTATCATGATACCTTGTGGAATGGTCAATATTATCGCCTTGACACGGGAAGCGGTTCGGATGTGGTGATGGCTGATCAACTTTCGGGGCAATATTACGCGCAATTATTGGGTTTACCTGATGTGGTTGAGTCTCAATACGTCAAAACAACTTTACAAACTATTTATCAATCCTGTTACCTAAATTTTCACGGCGGTAAATTCGGCATCGCTAACGGTGTTAAGCCAGATGGTAGCGCGGAGAAAGAAAATGATACTCACCCCTTGGAAGTGTGGACTGGCATTAATTTTGGTATCGTTGCTTTTATGATTCTTAATGGTATGAAAGAGGAAGGTTTACAAGTTGCTGAAACGGTGGTTAATCAAATTTATGATAATGGTTTACAATTCCGCACTCCCGAAGCTATCACGGCGGTTAATACTTTCCGCGCTAGTCATTATTTGAGGGCGCTGGGCATTTGGGCGATTTATCATGCTTTGAATAAGTGA
- a CDS encoding type II toxin-antitoxin system HicA family toxin, with protein MKSMTGKKLAQLLEKNGWKLIRIQGSHHIYSKTDVKVKISVPIHGNKDLKIGLLRYLLKQANLSEYL; from the coding sequence ATGAAATCAATGACAGGCAAAAAATTAGCCCAATTATTAGAAAAAAATGGCTGGAAATTAATTCGGATACAAGGAAGCCATCATATTTACAGCAAAACGGATGTCAAAGTTAAAATTTCTGTACCAATTCATGGCAATAAAGACCTAAAAATTGGACTATTGAGATATTTATTAAAACAAGCTAATTTATCGGAGTATTTATAA
- a CDS encoding DNA cytosine methyltransferase, which produces MKVVSLFCGCGGLDLGFERAGHDIIWANDIDKNAIETYKKNFDITKTKLVLDSIENIDSKKIPNSDIIIGGFPCQGFSVANPYRKEEDTRNKLYLELLRVITDKQPKFFLAENVTGITNLGGYETVEDKKNKTGKVFKMILNDFQLAGYKVNWKIVNSADYGVPQLRKRVIIIGVRQDINFTYQFPKIIYKKDEYKTIRDAIFDLPREYCHKINNHQGSQHKVKVNNYLGNRQLDWNKPSPTILGRGGGTGGAVIHPHPDLHRRLTVRECARIQTFDDDFVFYGSNGSAYIQIGNAVPPKLAYYLASNFPIS; this is translated from the coding sequence ATGAAAGTAGTTTCTTTATTTTGTGGTTGTGGAGGATTAGATTTAGGATTTGAAAGAGCAGGACATGATATTATTTGGGCAAATGATATAGATAAAAATGCTATTGAAACTTATAAAAAAAATTTTGATATTACAAAAACAAAATTAGTTTTAGATTCTATAGAAAATATTGATTCAAAAAAAATTCCTAATAGTGACATTATCATAGGAGGCTTTCCTTGTCAAGGTTTTTCTGTGGCAAATCCTTATCGAAAAGAAGAAGATACAAGGAATAAATTATATTTAGAATTATTACGAGTAATAACAGACAAACAACCTAAGTTTTTTTTAGCAGAAAATGTTACAGGAATTACTAATTTAGGTGGCTATGAAACAGTAGAAGATAAAAAGAATAAAACTGGAAAAGTTTTTAAAATGATTTTAAATGATTTTCAATTAGCTGGATATAAAGTTAATTGGAAAATTGTAAATTCTGCTGATTATGGTGTACCTCAATTAAGAAAAAGAGTAATTATTATTGGGGTTAGACAAGATATTAATTTTACTTATCAATTTCCAAAAATTATTTATAAAAAAGATGAATATAAAACAATACGAGATGCTATTTTTGATTTGCCGAGAGAATATTGCCACAAAATTAATAATCATCAAGGTTCACAACATAAAGTTAAAGTTAATAATTATTTAGGAAATAGACAGTTAGATTGGAATAAACCTTCGCCTACTATTTTAGGTAGAGGCGGAGGCACAGGTGGTGCTGTAATACATCCCCATCCTGACTTACATAGAAGACTGACAGTAAGAGAATGTGCCAGAATACAAACTTTTGATGATGATTTTGTTTTTTATGGTTCTAATGGTTCAGCCTATATTCAAATTGGCAATGCGGTGCCACCAAAGTTAGCTTATTATCTAGCCTCAAATTTTCCCATTTCTTGA
- a CDS encoding type II toxin-antitoxin system HicB family antitoxin gives MKIKVIIHSAEEGGYWAEVPSLPGCATQGDSFEELLQNLYEAIEGYLLVDTESLTLEDNSTVWEIAV, from the coding sequence ATGAAAATAAAAGTAATTATACATTCAGCAGAAGAAGGTGGATATTGGGCGGAAGTGCCATCATTACCCGGTTGTGCCACTCAAGGAGATTCTTTTGAAGAATTATTACAAAATCTTTATGAAGCCATTGAAGGATATTTATTAGTCGATACAGAATCTTTAACATTAGAAGATAATTCAACAGTGTGGGAAATTGCTGTATGA